Proteins co-encoded in one Brassica napus cultivar Da-Ae unplaced genomic scaffold, Da-Ae ScsIHWf_607;HRSCAF=900, whole genome shotgun sequence genomic window:
- the LOC111212769 gene encoding TSA1-like protein isoform X5, with amino-acid sequence MGTKFLSLCLSLCLILSSFYKVSCQDEGTTGLNLDLIEREYQASLQGNEGVDQISGQKNSTVTDNNTISLSLSEESVETTKDSADTSSQLGPVTDEVVTPSSMLDHIELEFQAQINELKQAGSDGINKNDESKDDQELAAQRKKMLEEIEREFEAAAAGFEQFKIDDSTQGEDDEQSAMRKSMLEEIERDFEAATKGLEQLKADDLTGVNDAEHAAKRQKMLEEIEREFEEATKGLEELRHSTSSTDDESHSARRQSMLDEIEREFEAATSGLKQLKINAYTVEDDDKEQAARRQSMLDAIEREFEAVTESFKQIDDLADNKDEGDESAKRQSMLDEIEREFEAATSSLKKLNLDDFTEGDDSAQNARRNSMLEAIEREFEAATKGLEELKASDSTQGNDDDEHSARRKSMLDAIEREFEAATRGLAEIKNHEEQAETQRNSMLEEIEREFEAAAASAKAAEKDSAAKKPPTISTVQKTYGGFNGGFDSLLKPSDGVCGCFNKDKDGLKADTDSSINLAEILAEKSKSQDSETSSLTTSLTNLVHTHRKETTSKVSTVLGSSVTSTTSESSATSETLESLKQTLKKLRGLTARDLVHHPNFDEIIEAGTRYEVLSSASIGYISLLAKYKTVIKEGLEASQRVHLARTRAKILKETAVEKQRAVDAEFALAKSLAQGGDALSIKIFAIKKLLVKLEAEKVSVDLKFKSTETNLGRLLKEASQAYEEYHAAVRKAKEEQAAEEFALETTKRAEHIWVEFLSSLN; translated from the exons CTTCTCTCCAAGGCAACGAAGGAGTTGACCAGATCAGTGGTCAGAAAAACAGTACAGTGACTGATAACAACACAATCTCTCTGTCTCTATCAGAAGAATCTGTGGAAACTACTAAAGATTCTGCTGATACCTCGTCTCAG TTAGGACCTGTTACTGATGAAGTCGTTACACCTTCGAGTATGTTGGACCATATCGAACTTGAGTTCCAAG CACAAATCAATGAACTTAAACAAGCTGGATCTGATGGTATCAACAAAAATGATGAATCTAAGGATGATCAAGAACTAG CTGCTCAGAGGAAGAAAATGTTGGAAGAGATTGAACGCGAATTTGAAG CTGCTGCAGCTGGATTTGAACAATTCAAGATTGATGATTCCACTCAAGgagaagatgatgaacaat CTGCAATGAGAAAAAGCATGCTGGAAGAGATTGAACGCGATTTTGAAG CTGCTACAAAAGGTCTTGAACAACTAAAGGCTGATGATCTAACCGGAGTCAACGACGCAGAACACG CTGCAAAGAGACAGAAGATGTTGGAAGAGattgaaagagagtttgaag AAGCTACAAAAGGTCTTGAAGAACTAAGACATTCAACCTCAAGCACAGATGATGAATCTCACt CTGCAAGGAGACAAAGTATGCTAGATGAGATCGAACGTGAGTTTGAAG CTGCTACAAGTGGTCTTAAACAGCTTAAGATTAATGCTTACACTGTCGAAGATGATGACAAAGAACAAG CTGCCAGGAGACAAAGTATGCTAGATGCAATTGAGCGTGAGTTCGAAG CCGTTACAGAAAGTTTTAAGCAGATTGATGATCTTGCTGATAACAAAGATGAGGGAGACGAAT CTGCAAAGAGACAAAGTATGTTGGATGAGATCGAGCGTGAATTCGAAG CTGCTACAAGTAGTCTTAAGAAACTAAACCTTGATGATTTCACTGAAGGAGATGACAGTGCACAGA ATGCAAGGAGAAATAGCATGCTTGAAGCTATCGAACGCGAGTTTGAAG CTGCTACAAAAGGTCTTGAAGAGCTTAAGGCTAGTGATTCAACCCAAggcaatgatgatgatgaacacT CGGCAAGGAGAAAGAGTATGCTTGATGCTATTGAACGCGAGTTTGAAG CTGCCACAAGAGGCCTTGCAGAGATCAAGAATCATGAAGAACAAG CTGAAACTCAGAGAAACAGTATGTTGGAAGAAATCGAACGCGAATTTGAAG CAGCTGCAGCAAGTGCAAAGGCTGCTGAAAAAGACT CAGCTGCAAAGAAGCCACCAACCATAAGTACAGTGCAGAAAACTTATGGCGGATTCAATG GTGGGTTTGACAGTCTTCTAAAGCCATCAG ATGGTGTCTGTGGTTGTTTCAACAAAGACAAAGATGGTCTTAAGGCAGACACAGATTCTTCCATTAACCTAGCAGAGATACTCGCtgaaaaatcaaaatcccaG GACTCAGAGACCTCTAGCCTCACCACATCACTGACCAATCTTGTTCACACCCATAGAAAAGAAACAACCTCGAAGGTAAGCACAGTCCTTGGCTCATCAGTTACTTCCACCACAAGCGAATCATCCGCTACATCAGAAACCCTAGAGAGCTTAAAGCAAACCCTAAAGAAGCTACGCGGTCTAACCGCACGTGACCTAGTACACCACCCGAACTTCGACGAGATTATAGAAGCCGGTACGCGTTACGAGGTACTCAGCTCAGCTTCCATTGGTTACATCTCTTTACTAGCCAAATACAAAACCGTCATTAAAGAAGGACTCGAGGCTTCTCAGAGAGTCCACCTCGCTCGAACCCGCGCCAAAATTCTCAAAGAAACCGCCGTGGAGAAGCAGAGAGCCGTGGACGCGGAGTTCGCGCTCGCTAAGAGTCTTGCTCAGGGAGGAGACGCGCTGTCCATCAAAATCTTCGCCATCAAGAAACTGTTGGTTAAGCTTGAAGCGGAGAAAGTGAGTGTTGATCTGAAGTTCAAGTCGACGGAGACTAATCTGGGGCGGCTTCTTAAGGAGGCTTCACAGGCTTATGAAGAGTATCATGCGGCTGTGCGTAAGGCAAAGGAAGAGCAAGCTGCTGAGGAGTTCGCTCTTGAGACGACTAAGAGAGCAGAACATATTTGGGTTGAGTTTCTTAGTTCACTTAACTGA
- the LOC111212769 gene encoding TSA1-like protein isoform X6, with amino-acid sequence MGTKFLSLCLSLCLILSSFYKVSCQDEGTTGLNLDLIEREYQASLQGNEGVDQISGQKNSTVTDNNTISLSLSEESVETTKDSADTSSQLGPVTDEVVTPSSMLDHIELEFQAQINELKQAGSDGINKNDESKDDQELAAQRKKMLEEIEREFEAAAAGFEQFKIDDSTQGEDDEQSAMRKSMLEEIERDFEAATKGLEQLKADDLTGVNDAEHAAKRQKMLEEIEREFEEATKGLEELRHSTSSTDDESHSARRQSMLDEIEREFEAATSGLKQLKINAYTVEDDDKEQAARRQSMLDAIEREFEAVTESFKQIDDLADNKDEGDESAKRQSMLDEIEREFEAATSSLKKLNLDDFTEGDDSAQNARRNSMLEAIEREFEAATKGLEELKASDSTQGNDDDEHSARRKSMLDAIEREFEAATRGLAEIKNHEEQAETQRNSMLEEIEREFEAAASAKAAEKDSAAKKPPTISTVQKTYGGFNGGFDSLLKPSDGVCGCFNKDKDGLKADTDSSINLAEILAEKSKSQDSETSSLTTSLTNLVHTHRKETTSKVSTVLGSSVTSTTSESSATSETLESLKQTLKKLRGLTARDLVHHPNFDEIIEAGTRYEVLSSASIGYISLLAKYKTVIKEGLEASQRVHLARTRAKILKETAVEKQRAVDAEFALAKSLAQGGDALSIKIFAIKKLLVKLEAEKVSVDLKFKSTETNLGRLLKEASQAYEEYHAAVRKAKEEQAAEEFALETTKRAEHIWVEFLSSLN; translated from the exons CTTCTCTCCAAGGCAACGAAGGAGTTGACCAGATCAGTGGTCAGAAAAACAGTACAGTGACTGATAACAACACAATCTCTCTGTCTCTATCAGAAGAATCTGTGGAAACTACTAAAGATTCTGCTGATACCTCGTCTCAG TTAGGACCTGTTACTGATGAAGTCGTTACACCTTCGAGTATGTTGGACCATATCGAACTTGAGTTCCAAG CACAAATCAATGAACTTAAACAAGCTGGATCTGATGGTATCAACAAAAATGATGAATCTAAGGATGATCAAGAACTAG CTGCTCAGAGGAAGAAAATGTTGGAAGAGATTGAACGCGAATTTGAAG CTGCTGCAGCTGGATTTGAACAATTCAAGATTGATGATTCCACTCAAGgagaagatgatgaacaat CTGCAATGAGAAAAAGCATGCTGGAAGAGATTGAACGCGATTTTGAAG CTGCTACAAAAGGTCTTGAACAACTAAAGGCTGATGATCTAACCGGAGTCAACGACGCAGAACACG CTGCAAAGAGACAGAAGATGTTGGAAGAGattgaaagagagtttgaag AAGCTACAAAAGGTCTTGAAGAACTAAGACATTCAACCTCAAGCACAGATGATGAATCTCACt CTGCAAGGAGACAAAGTATGCTAGATGAGATCGAACGTGAGTTTGAAG CTGCTACAAGTGGTCTTAAACAGCTTAAGATTAATGCTTACACTGTCGAAGATGATGACAAAGAACAAG CTGCCAGGAGACAAAGTATGCTAGATGCAATTGAGCGTGAGTTCGAAG CCGTTACAGAAAGTTTTAAGCAGATTGATGATCTTGCTGATAACAAAGATGAGGGAGACGAAT CTGCAAAGAGACAAAGTATGTTGGATGAGATCGAGCGTGAATTCGAAG CTGCTACAAGTAGTCTTAAGAAACTAAACCTTGATGATTTCACTGAAGGAGATGACAGTGCACAGA ATGCAAGGAGAAATAGCATGCTTGAAGCTATCGAACGCGAGTTTGAAG CTGCTACAAAAGGTCTTGAAGAGCTTAAGGCTAGTGATTCAACCCAAggcaatgatgatgatgaacacT CGGCAAGGAGAAAGAGTATGCTTGATGCTATTGAACGCGAGTTTGAAG CTGCCACAAGAGGCCTTGCAGAGATCAAGAATCATGAAGAACAAG CTGAAACTCAGAGAAACAGTATGTTGGAAGAAATCGAACGCGAATTTGAAG CTGCAGCAAGTGCAAAGGCTGCTGAAAAAGACT CAGCTGCAAAGAAGCCACCAACCATAAGTACAGTGCAGAAAACTTATGGCGGATTCAATG GTGGGTTTGACAGTCTTCTAAAGCCATCAG ATGGTGTCTGTGGTTGTTTCAACAAAGACAAAGATGGTCTTAAGGCAGACACAGATTCTTCCATTAACCTAGCAGAGATACTCGCtgaaaaatcaaaatcccaG GACTCAGAGACCTCTAGCCTCACCACATCACTGACCAATCTTGTTCACACCCATAGAAAAGAAACAACCTCGAAGGTAAGCACAGTCCTTGGCTCATCAGTTACTTCCACCACAAGCGAATCATCCGCTACATCAGAAACCCTAGAGAGCTTAAAGCAAACCCTAAAGAAGCTACGCGGTCTAACCGCACGTGACCTAGTACACCACCCGAACTTCGACGAGATTATAGAAGCCGGTACGCGTTACGAGGTACTCAGCTCAGCTTCCATTGGTTACATCTCTTTACTAGCCAAATACAAAACCGTCATTAAAGAAGGACTCGAGGCTTCTCAGAGAGTCCACCTCGCTCGAACCCGCGCCAAAATTCTCAAAGAAACCGCCGTGGAGAAGCAGAGAGCCGTGGACGCGGAGTTCGCGCTCGCTAAGAGTCTTGCTCAGGGAGGAGACGCGCTGTCCATCAAAATCTTCGCCATCAAGAAACTGTTGGTTAAGCTTGAAGCGGAGAAAGTGAGTGTTGATCTGAAGTTCAAGTCGACGGAGACTAATCTGGGGCGGCTTCTTAAGGAGGCTTCACAGGCTTATGAAGAGTATCATGCGGCTGTGCGTAAGGCAAAGGAAGAGCAAGCTGCTGAGGAGTTCGCTCTTGAGACGACTAAGAGAGCAGAACATATTTGGGTTGAGTTTCTTAGTTCACTTAACTGA
- the LOC111212769 gene encoding TSA1-like protein isoform X11, with protein MGTKFLSLCLSLCLILSSFYKVSCQDEGTTGLNLDLIEREYQASLQGNEGVDQISGQKNSTVTDNNTISLSLSEESVETTKDSADTSSQLGPVTDEVVTPSSMLDHIELEFQAQINELKQAGSDGINKNDESKDDQELAAQRKKMLEEIEREFEAAAAGFEQFKIDDSTQGEDDEQSAMRKSMLEEIERDFEAATKGLEQLKADDLTGVNDAEHAAKRQKMLEEIEREFEDLFLNLLVEATKGLEELRHSTSSTDDESHSARRQSMLDEIEREFEAATSGLKQLKINAYTVEDDDKEQAARRQSMLDAIEREFEAVTESFKQIDDLADNKDEGDESAKRQSMLDEIEREFEAATSSLKKLNLDDFTEGDDSAQNARRNSMLEAIEREFEAATRGLAEIKNHEEQAETQRNSMLEEIEREFEAAASAKAAEKDSAKKPPTISTVQKTYGGFNGGFDSLLKPSDGVCGCFNKDKDGLKADTDSSINLAEILAEKSKSQDSETSSLTTSLTNLVHTHRKETTSKVSTVLGSSVTSTTSESSATSETLESLKQTLKKLRGLTARDLVHHPNFDEIIEAGTRYEVLSSASIGYISLLAKYKTVIKEGLEASQRVHLARTRAKILKETAVEKQRAVDAEFALAKSLAQGGDALSIKIFAIKKLLVKLEAEKVSVDLKFKSTETNLGRLLKEASQAYEEYHAAVRKAKEEQAAEEFALETTKRAEHIWVEFLSSLN; from the exons CTTCTCTCCAAGGCAACGAAGGAGTTGACCAGATCAGTGGTCAGAAAAACAGTACAGTGACTGATAACAACACAATCTCTCTGTCTCTATCAGAAGAATCTGTGGAAACTACTAAAGATTCTGCTGATACCTCGTCTCAG TTAGGACCTGTTACTGATGAAGTCGTTACACCTTCGAGTATGTTGGACCATATCGAACTTGAGTTCCAAG CACAAATCAATGAACTTAAACAAGCTGGATCTGATGGTATCAACAAAAATGATGAATCTAAGGATGATCAAGAACTAG CTGCTCAGAGGAAGAAAATGTTGGAAGAGATTGAACGCGAATTTGAAG CTGCTGCAGCTGGATTTGAACAATTCAAGATTGATGATTCCACTCAAGgagaagatgatgaacaat CTGCAATGAGAAAAAGCATGCTGGAAGAGATTGAACGCGATTTTGAAG CTGCTACAAAAGGTCTTGAACAACTAAAGGCTGATGATCTAACCGGAGTCAACGACGCAGAACACG CTGCAAAGAGACAGAAGATGTTGGAAGAGattgaaagagagtttgaag ACCTGTTTTTAAATCTGCTTGTAGAAGCTACAAAAGGTCTTGAAGAACTAAGACATTCAACCTCAAGCACAGATGATGAATCTCACt CTGCAAGGAGACAAAGTATGCTAGATGAGATCGAACGTGAGTTTGAAG CTGCTACAAGTGGTCTTAAACAGCTTAAGATTAATGCTTACACTGTCGAAGATGATGACAAAGAACAAG CTGCCAGGAGACAAAGTATGCTAGATGCAATTGAGCGTGAGTTCGAAG CCGTTACAGAAAGTTTTAAGCAGATTGATGATCTTGCTGATAACAAAGATGAGGGAGACGAAT CTGCAAAGAGACAAAGTATGTTGGATGAGATCGAGCGTGAATTCGAAG CTGCTACAAGTAGTCTTAAGAAACTAAACCTTGATGATTTCACTGAAGGAGATGACAGTGCACAGA ATGCAAGGAGAAATAGCATGCTTGAAGCTATCGAACGCGAGTTTGAAG CTGCCACAAGAGGCCTTGCAGAGATCAAGAATCATGAAGAACAAG CTGAAACTCAGAGAAACAGTATGTTGGAAGAAATCGAACGCGAATTTGAAG CTGCAGCAAGTGCAAAGGCTGCTGAAAAAGACT CTGCAAAGAAGCCACCAACCATAAGTACAGTGCAGAAAACTTATGGCGGATTCAATG GTGGGTTTGACAGTCTTCTAAAGCCATCAG ATGGTGTCTGTGGTTGTTTCAACAAAGACAAAGATGGTCTTAAGGCAGACACAGATTCTTCCATTAACCTAGCAGAGATACTCGCtgaaaaatcaaaatcccaG GACTCAGAGACCTCTAGCCTCACCACATCACTGACCAATCTTGTTCACACCCATAGAAAAGAAACAACCTCGAAGGTAAGCACAGTCCTTGGCTCATCAGTTACTTCCACCACAAGCGAATCATCCGCTACATCAGAAACCCTAGAGAGCTTAAAGCAAACCCTAAAGAAGCTACGCGGTCTAACCGCACGTGACCTAGTACACCACCCGAACTTCGACGAGATTATAGAAGCCGGTACGCGTTACGAGGTACTCAGCTCAGCTTCCATTGGTTACATCTCTTTACTAGCCAAATACAAAACCGTCATTAAAGAAGGACTCGAGGCTTCTCAGAGAGTCCACCTCGCTCGAACCCGCGCCAAAATTCTCAAAGAAACCGCCGTGGAGAAGCAGAGAGCCGTGGACGCGGAGTTCGCGCTCGCTAAGAGTCTTGCTCAGGGAGGAGACGCGCTGTCCATCAAAATCTTCGCCATCAAGAAACTGTTGGTTAAGCTTGAAGCGGAGAAAGTGAGTGTTGATCTGAAGTTCAAGTCGACGGAGACTAATCTGGGGCGGCTTCTTAAGGAGGCTTCACAGGCTTATGAAGAGTATCATGCGGCTGTGCGTAAGGCAAAGGAAGAGCAAGCTGCTGAGGAGTTCGCTCTTGAGACGACTAAGAGAGCAGAACATATTTGGGTTGAGTTTCTTAGTTCACTTAACTGA
- the LOC111212769 gene encoding TSA1-like protein isoform X7 — MGTKFLSLCLSLCLILSSFYKVSCQDEGTTGLNLDLIEREYQASLQGNEGVDQISGQKNSTVTDNNTISLSLSEESVETTKDSADTSSQLGPVTDEVVTPSSMLDHIELEFQAQINELKQAGSDGINKNDESKDDQELAAQRKKMLEEIEREFEAAAAGFEQFKIDDSTQGEDDEQSAMRKSMLEEIERDFEAATKGLEQLKADDLTGVNDAEHAAKRQKMLEEIEREFEEATKGLEELRHSTSSTDDESHSARRQSMLDEIEREFEAATSGLKQLKINAYTVEDDDKEQAARRQSMLDAIEREFEAVTESFKQIDDLADNKDEGDESAKRQSMLDEIEREFEAATSSLKKLNLDDFTEGDDSAQNARRNSMLEAIEREFEAATKGLEELKASDSTQGNDDDEHSARRKSMLDAIEREFEAATRGLAEIKNHEEQAETQRNSMLEEIEREFEAAASAKAAEKDSAKKPPTISTVQKTYGGFNGGFDSLLKPSDGVCGCFNKDKDGLKADTDSSINLAEILAEKSKSQDSETSSLTTSLTNLVHTHRKETTSKVSTVLGSSVTSTTSESSATSETLESLKQTLKKLRGLTARDLVHHPNFDEIIEAGTRYEVLSSASIGYISLLAKYKTVIKEGLEASQRVHLARTRAKILKETAVEKQRAVDAEFALAKSLAQGGDALSIKIFAIKKLLVKLEAEKVSVDLKFKSTETNLGRLLKEASQAYEEYHAAVRKAKEEQAAEEFALETTKRAEHIWVEFLSSLN; from the exons CTTCTCTCCAAGGCAACGAAGGAGTTGACCAGATCAGTGGTCAGAAAAACAGTACAGTGACTGATAACAACACAATCTCTCTGTCTCTATCAGAAGAATCTGTGGAAACTACTAAAGATTCTGCTGATACCTCGTCTCAG TTAGGACCTGTTACTGATGAAGTCGTTACACCTTCGAGTATGTTGGACCATATCGAACTTGAGTTCCAAG CACAAATCAATGAACTTAAACAAGCTGGATCTGATGGTATCAACAAAAATGATGAATCTAAGGATGATCAAGAACTAG CTGCTCAGAGGAAGAAAATGTTGGAAGAGATTGAACGCGAATTTGAAG CTGCTGCAGCTGGATTTGAACAATTCAAGATTGATGATTCCACTCAAGgagaagatgatgaacaat CTGCAATGAGAAAAAGCATGCTGGAAGAGATTGAACGCGATTTTGAAG CTGCTACAAAAGGTCTTGAACAACTAAAGGCTGATGATCTAACCGGAGTCAACGACGCAGAACACG CTGCAAAGAGACAGAAGATGTTGGAAGAGattgaaagagagtttgaag AAGCTACAAAAGGTCTTGAAGAACTAAGACATTCAACCTCAAGCACAGATGATGAATCTCACt CTGCAAGGAGACAAAGTATGCTAGATGAGATCGAACGTGAGTTTGAAG CTGCTACAAGTGGTCTTAAACAGCTTAAGATTAATGCTTACACTGTCGAAGATGATGACAAAGAACAAG CTGCCAGGAGACAAAGTATGCTAGATGCAATTGAGCGTGAGTTCGAAG CCGTTACAGAAAGTTTTAAGCAGATTGATGATCTTGCTGATAACAAAGATGAGGGAGACGAAT CTGCAAAGAGACAAAGTATGTTGGATGAGATCGAGCGTGAATTCGAAG CTGCTACAAGTAGTCTTAAGAAACTAAACCTTGATGATTTCACTGAAGGAGATGACAGTGCACAGA ATGCAAGGAGAAATAGCATGCTTGAAGCTATCGAACGCGAGTTTGAAG CTGCTACAAAAGGTCTTGAAGAGCTTAAGGCTAGTGATTCAACCCAAggcaatgatgatgatgaacacT CGGCAAGGAGAAAGAGTATGCTTGATGCTATTGAACGCGAGTTTGAAG CTGCCACAAGAGGCCTTGCAGAGATCAAGAATCATGAAGAACAAG CTGAAACTCAGAGAAACAGTATGTTGGAAGAAATCGAACGCGAATTTGAAG CTGCAGCAAGTGCAAAGGCTGCTGAAAAAGACT CTGCAAAGAAGCCACCAACCATAAGTACAGTGCAGAAAACTTATGGCGGATTCAATG GTGGGTTTGACAGTCTTCTAAAGCCATCAG ATGGTGTCTGTGGTTGTTTCAACAAAGACAAAGATGGTCTTAAGGCAGACACAGATTCTTCCATTAACCTAGCAGAGATACTCGCtgaaaaatcaaaatcccaG GACTCAGAGACCTCTAGCCTCACCACATCACTGACCAATCTTGTTCACACCCATAGAAAAGAAACAACCTCGAAGGTAAGCACAGTCCTTGGCTCATCAGTTACTTCCACCACAAGCGAATCATCCGCTACATCAGAAACCCTAGAGAGCTTAAAGCAAACCCTAAAGAAGCTACGCGGTCTAACCGCACGTGACCTAGTACACCACCCGAACTTCGACGAGATTATAGAAGCCGGTACGCGTTACGAGGTACTCAGCTCAGCTTCCATTGGTTACATCTCTTTACTAGCCAAATACAAAACCGTCATTAAAGAAGGACTCGAGGCTTCTCAGAGAGTCCACCTCGCTCGAACCCGCGCCAAAATTCTCAAAGAAACCGCCGTGGAGAAGCAGAGAGCCGTGGACGCGGAGTTCGCGCTCGCTAAGAGTCTTGCTCAGGGAGGAGACGCGCTGTCCATCAAAATCTTCGCCATCAAGAAACTGTTGGTTAAGCTTGAAGCGGAGAAAGTGAGTGTTGATCTGAAGTTCAAGTCGACGGAGACTAATCTGGGGCGGCTTCTTAAGGAGGCTTCACAGGCTTATGAAGAGTATCATGCGGCTGTGCGTAAGGCAAAGGAAGAGCAAGCTGCTGAGGAGTTCGCTCTTGAGACGACTAAGAGAGCAGAACATATTTGGGTTGAGTTTCTTAGTTCACTTAACTGA
- the LOC111212769 gene encoding TSA1-like protein isoform X9, with translation MGTKFLSLCLSLCLILSSFYKVSCQDEGTTGLNLDLIEREYQASLQGNEGVDQISGQKNSTVTDNNTISLSLSEESVETTKDSADTSSQLGPVTDEVVTPSSMLDHIELEFQAQINELKQAGSDGINKNDESKDDQELAAQRKKMLEEIEREFEAAAAGFEQFKIDDSTQGEDDEQSAMRKSMLEEIERDFEAATKGLEQLKADDLTGVNDAEHAAKRQKMLEEIEREFEDLFLNLLVEATKGLEELRHSTSSTDDESHSARRQSMLDEIEREFEAATSGLKQLKINAYTVEDDDKEQAARRQSMLDAIEREFEAVTESFKQIDDLADNKDEGDESAKRQSMLDEIEREFEAATSSLKKLNLDDFTEGDDSAQNARRNSMLEAIEREFEAATRGLAEIKNHEEQAETQRNSMLEEIEREFEAAASAKAAEKDSAAKKPPTISTVQKTYGGFNGGFDSLLKPSDGVCGCFNKDKDGLKADTDSSINLAEILAEKSKSQDSETSSLTTSLTNLVHTHRKETTSKVSTVLGSSVTSTTSESSATSETLESLKQTLKKLRGLTARDLVHHPNFDEIIEAGTRYEVLSSASIGYISLLAKYKTVIKEGLEASQRVHLARTRAKILKETAVEKQRAVDAEFALAKSLAQGGDALSIKIFAIKKLLVKLEAEKVSVDLKFKSTETNLGRLLKEASQAYEEYHAAVRKAKEEQAAEEFALETTKRAEHIWVEFLSSLN, from the exons CTTCTCTCCAAGGCAACGAAGGAGTTGACCAGATCAGTGGTCAGAAAAACAGTACAGTGACTGATAACAACACAATCTCTCTGTCTCTATCAGAAGAATCTGTGGAAACTACTAAAGATTCTGCTGATACCTCGTCTCAG TTAGGACCTGTTACTGATGAAGTCGTTACACCTTCGAGTATGTTGGACCATATCGAACTTGAGTTCCAAG CACAAATCAATGAACTTAAACAAGCTGGATCTGATGGTATCAACAAAAATGATGAATCTAAGGATGATCAAGAACTAG CTGCTCAGAGGAAGAAAATGTTGGAAGAGATTGAACGCGAATTTGAAG CTGCTGCAGCTGGATTTGAACAATTCAAGATTGATGATTCCACTCAAGgagaagatgatgaacaat CTGCAATGAGAAAAAGCATGCTGGAAGAGATTGAACGCGATTTTGAAG CTGCTACAAAAGGTCTTGAACAACTAAAGGCTGATGATCTAACCGGAGTCAACGACGCAGAACACG CTGCAAAGAGACAGAAGATGTTGGAAGAGattgaaagagagtttgaag ACCTGTTTTTAAATCTGCTTGTAGAAGCTACAAAAGGTCTTGAAGAACTAAGACATTCAACCTCAAGCACAGATGATGAATCTCACt CTGCAAGGAGACAAAGTATGCTAGATGAGATCGAACGTGAGTTTGAAG CTGCTACAAGTGGTCTTAAACAGCTTAAGATTAATGCTTACACTGTCGAAGATGATGACAAAGAACAAG CTGCCAGGAGACAAAGTATGCTAGATGCAATTGAGCGTGAGTTCGAAG CCGTTACAGAAAGTTTTAAGCAGATTGATGATCTTGCTGATAACAAAGATGAGGGAGACGAAT CTGCAAAGAGACAAAGTATGTTGGATGAGATCGAGCGTGAATTCGAAG CTGCTACAAGTAGTCTTAAGAAACTAAACCTTGATGATTTCACTGAAGGAGATGACAGTGCACAGA ATGCAAGGAGAAATAGCATGCTTGAAGCTATCGAACGCGAGTTTGAAG CTGCCACAAGAGGCCTTGCAGAGATCAAGAATCATGAAGAACAAG CTGAAACTCAGAGAAACAGTATGTTGGAAGAAATCGAACGCGAATTTGAAG CTGCAGCAAGTGCAAAGGCTGCTGAAAAAGACT CAGCTGCAAAGAAGCCACCAACCATAAGTACAGTGCAGAAAACTTATGGCGGATTCAATG GTGGGTTTGACAGTCTTCTAAAGCCATCAG ATGGTGTCTGTGGTTGTTTCAACAAAGACAAAGATGGTCTTAAGGCAGACACAGATTCTTCCATTAACCTAGCAGAGATACTCGCtgaaaaatcaaaatcccaG GACTCAGAGACCTCTAGCCTCACCACATCACTGACCAATCTTGTTCACACCCATAGAAAAGAAACAACCTCGAAGGTAAGCACAGTCCTTGGCTCATCAGTTACTTCCACCACAAGCGAATCATCCGCTACATCAGAAACCCTAGAGAGCTTAAAGCAAACCCTAAAGAAGCTACGCGGTCTAACCGCACGTGACCTAGTACACCACCCGAACTTCGACGAGATTATAGAAGCCGGTACGCGTTACGAGGTACTCAGCTCAGCTTCCATTGGTTACATCTCTTTACTAGCCAAATACAAAACCGTCATTAAAGAAGGACTCGAGGCTTCTCAGAGAGTCCACCTCGCTCGAACCCGCGCCAAAATTCTCAAAGAAACCGCCGTGGAGAAGCAGAGAGCCGTGGACGCGGAGTTCGCGCTCGCTAAGAGTCTTGCTCAGGGAGGAGACGCGCTGTCCATCAAAATCTTCGCCATCAAGAAACTGTTGGTTAAGCTTGAAGCGGAGAAAGTGAGTGTTGATCTGAAGTTCAAGTCGACGGAGACTAATCTGGGGCGGCTTCTTAAGGAGGCTTCACAGGCTTATGAAGAGTATCATGCGGCTGTGCGTAAGGCAAAGGAAGAGCAAGCTGCTGAGGAGTTCGCTCTTGAGACGACTAAGAGAGCAGAACATATTTGGGTTGAGTTTCTTAGTTCACTTAACTGA